A stretch of Ferribacterium limneticum DNA encodes these proteins:
- a CDS encoding DUF6538 domain-containing protein, with protein sequence MGINLKDQTHLVKRGPIYYHRLRVPASLRQHYGRDELVVSLRTREKAEALRLARLRTLQLDQEFAHILAMQSAGPATDLTREEIDRMAAMYYAHLLEEDEEARLEAAAEGGLSDRKWENKAHSLDVVAAAEAFDAGRSRLGDTFEEEDFAGSYGLKVAKDSPSFVPLMVAMKAAYRKALDALTLRHEGAVVETPVVEAGIIRGELIGKGMTFTALREYWQTQKAPRPRTIMEVESIITWLAELKPGLLASKMTKADVVSFKDDQLAKGKAPATVRKYLGLLRGLFSVAVENDKLPLNPTTGVKVHMPKVAKKSRLPFSVEDLSALFASRVFTQGARPVGGRGEASFWLPLISLFSGARLSEIGQLMTTDIQLERGVHIFYFTTDADDEQTQKSEVSRRWVPVHPILVKCGLLDYWESVKESGDGQLFPLLERTRQGNITATWSQWFGRYLRDVVKIKDTRKVFHSFRHGFKDACRDSDIQLQVHDALTGHGSATPNSGEGYGGTFYPLSPLISAVERLHYDGLDLSHLHKNRG encoded by the coding sequence ATGGGAATCAACTTGAAAGACCAGACGCACCTCGTTAAACGAGGGCCAATTTACTACCACCGCTTGCGGGTTCCGGCCTCTCTGCGCCAGCATTACGGCAGGGATGAACTGGTAGTCTCCCTACGGACACGTGAGAAGGCCGAAGCACTCCGCCTTGCTCGTCTGCGCACTCTCCAGCTCGATCAAGAATTCGCCCATATCCTCGCCATGCAGAGCGCTGGCCCAGCGACAGACCTGACCCGCGAGGAAATCGACCGCATGGCCGCGATGTACTACGCGCATCTCCTTGAAGAGGACGAAGAGGCTCGTTTGGAAGCAGCCGCTGAAGGTGGATTGTCTGACCGGAAATGGGAGAACAAAGCGCACTCATTGGATGTGGTGGCTGCTGCTGAAGCTTTCGATGCTGGCCGCTCGCGTTTGGGTGACACCTTTGAAGAAGAGGACTTCGCTGGGAGCTACGGACTGAAAGTGGCCAAGGATTCACCCTCCTTCGTACCCTTGATGGTGGCTATGAAGGCAGCCTATCGGAAAGCGTTAGATGCTCTGACGTTACGCCATGAAGGCGCAGTGGTTGAGACGCCAGTGGTTGAGGCTGGCATCATCCGGGGTGAATTGATCGGAAAGGGTATGACCTTCACCGCGTTGCGGGAGTACTGGCAAACGCAGAAAGCCCCTCGGCCTCGCACTATCATGGAGGTGGAATCCATCATTACATGGCTGGCCGAACTGAAGCCGGGGCTTCTCGCCTCCAAGATGACTAAAGCGGATGTTGTTTCCTTCAAGGACGATCAGCTAGCCAAGGGCAAAGCGCCAGCCACGGTTAGGAAGTATCTCGGGCTCTTGCGTGGCTTGTTCTCGGTGGCAGTCGAAAACGACAAGCTGCCACTGAATCCCACGACTGGCGTTAAGGTGCATATGCCGAAGGTGGCCAAAAAGTCCCGCCTACCGTTTTCAGTAGAGGACCTTTCGGCGCTGTTCGCTTCGCGTGTTTTCACCCAAGGGGCACGCCCCGTTGGTGGCCGTGGAGAGGCATCGTTCTGGCTTCCGCTCATTTCCCTTTTTTCTGGTGCCCGTCTGTCTGAAATTGGGCAGCTAATGACCACGGATATACAGCTTGAGCGGGGTGTCCATATCTTCTACTTCACCACGGATGCAGATGATGAGCAGACACAGAAATCTGAGGTCAGCCGTCGCTGGGTGCCTGTTCATCCCATACTGGTGAAATGCGGATTGCTGGATTACTGGGAATCTGTAAAGGAGTCTGGGGATGGCCAGTTGTTCCCACTCTTGGAGAGAACCCGGCAGGGCAACATTACGGCTACGTGGTCGCAATGGTTCGGGCGTTACCTGCGGGACGTTGTGAAGATAAAAGACACTCGCAAAGTCTTCCACAGTTTCCGGCACGGATTTAAGGATGCCTGTAGGGATTCCGATATACAGCTTCAGGTGCATGATGCCTTGACTGGGCATGGGTCCGCGACACCCAATTCGGGTGAGGGTTACGGTGGGACTTTCTACCCATTGTCACCGCTCATCTCTGCCGTGGAGAGGCTGCATTACGACGGCTTAGACCTGTCGCATCTCCACAAAAATAGGGGATGA
- the nusB gene encoding transcription antitermination factor NusB, with amino-acid sequence MTTFLSDSEHPQDVKAPPKSARRRAREFVLQGLYQWRVGGADEAAIEAYAPEMEGFAKADREFFVGTLRGVMAQQEKLIEQVSVHIDRPFTELSPVEACILMLGSFEMLNHAETPYRVIINEAIELTKSFGGTDGHKYVNGVLDKVAAILRPDEVAARKKSK; translated from the coding sequence ATGACCACCTTCCTCAGCGATAGCGAACATCCCCAGGACGTCAAGGCACCGCCGAAATCGGCTCGTCGCCGGGCCCGCGAATTCGTGCTGCAGGGGCTCTACCAATGGCGTGTCGGCGGTGCCGACGAAGCCGCCATCGAAGCCTATGCACCGGAAATGGAAGGCTTCGCCAAGGCGGACCGCGAATTTTTCGTCGGCACGTTGCGCGGCGTCATGGCCCAGCAGGAAAAGCTGATCGAACAGGTCTCCGTGCATATCGACCGCCCGTTCACCGAACTGTCGCCGGTCGAAGCCTGCATCCTGATGCTGGGCAGCTTCGAGATGCTCAACCATGCCGAAACGCCCTACCGCGTGATCATCAACGAAGCCATCGAGCTGACCAAGTCTTTCGGCGGCACCGATGGCCACAAGTACGTCAATGGCGTACTCGACAAGGTCGCTGCCATTCTGCGTCCGGACGAGGTCGCGGCGCGCAAGAAGAGCAAGTAA
- the thiL gene encoding thiamine-phosphate kinase: MPGEFALIDKYFARPTPSAVLGPGDDCALLQPSPGKQLAVTTDMLVAGTHFLPDTDPKNLGWKALAVNLSDLAAMGAQPRWVTLAGSLPTVNEPWIAKFAEGFFACAAEYGVDVVGGDTTKGPLNLCITAMGEVEPGQALRRDGAKVGDQIWVSGRPGLASLGLAHLQGKIQLPEPWPRLCVGALEKPRPRVALGLALTGIASAAIDVSDGLLADLGHIAERSGCAAAVKLVQLPHLPKGESYDADLRRIALECQLAGGDDYELCFTAPGTQSLAIAQIAAQLELPLWNIGEMTAGKAGDVIVFDPDGKPVQFDHKGYDHFGTEA, translated from the coding sequence ATGCCTGGCGAATTCGCACTGATCGACAAGTATTTCGCCAGGCCGACGCCATCGGCCGTCCTCGGCCCCGGTGACGACTGCGCCCTGCTCCAGCCCTCGCCGGGCAAGCAGCTCGCCGTCACCACCGACATGCTGGTGGCCGGCACCCATTTTCTGCCCGACACCGACCCGAAGAATCTCGGCTGGAAAGCGCTGGCCGTCAATCTCTCTGACCTCGCCGCGATGGGTGCCCAGCCGCGCTGGGTGACGCTGGCCGGCTCCTTGCCCACCGTCAATGAGCCATGGATCGCAAAATTCGCCGAAGGCTTCTTTGCCTGCGCCGCTGAATATGGCGTCGATGTCGTTGGTGGCGACACGACCAAGGGGCCGCTCAACCTCTGCATTACCGCCATGGGCGAAGTCGAACCCGGCCAGGCGCTGCGCCGTGATGGCGCCAAAGTCGGCGACCAGATCTGGGTGTCCGGCCGCCCCGGACTGGCCAGCCTTGGTCTCGCCCACCTGCAAGGCAAGATCCAGCTCCCCGAACCGTGGCCACGGCTATGCGTCGGCGCCCTCGAAAAGCCACGCCCGCGCGTTGCCCTTGGCTTGGCGCTGACCGGCATCGCCAGCGCCGCCATCGACGTTTCCGATGGACTGCTGGCCGATCTCGGCCATATTGCCGAACGCTCCGGCTGTGCTGCGGCCGTCAAGCTCGTCCAGCTACCGCATCTGCCCAAAGGCGAGAGCTACGACGCCGACCTGCGGCGTATCGCCCTCGAATGCCAACTGGCCGGCGGCGATGACTACGAACTCTGCTTTACGGCGCCGGGGACGCAAAGCCTCGCCATTGCCCAGATCGCTGCCCAGCTTGAACTGCCGCTGTGGAATATTGGCGAGATGACCGCCGGCAAAGCCGGCGACGTGATCGTCTTCGACCCGGATGGCAAGCCGGTCCAGTTCGACCACAAGGGATACGACCACTTTGGCACAGAAGCCTAA
- a CDS encoding helix-turn-helix transcriptional regulator: protein MPNSKKTKTSAIDYKLPVEGFVRMEGVRKVIPMSRSAILADIDAGRFPQPVHLGPRRVGFRVEEIRAYIADPAAFNGL from the coding sequence ATGCCCAACAGCAAGAAAACCAAAACGAGCGCCATTGATTACAAGCTGCCTGTTGAGGGGTTTGTCAGGATGGAAGGCGTTCGAAAAGTCATTCCAATGTCACGTTCAGCAATATTGGCTGATATCGATGCGGGGCGATTCCCTCAACCGGTTCACCTAGGCCCTAGGCGTGTCGGTTTTCGAGTCGAAGAAATCAGGGCGTATATCGCCGACCCTGCAGCCTTCAACGGCCTGTGA
- a CDS encoding phosphatidylglycerophosphatase A family protein, with protein sequence MAQKPNLAFLLAHPAHFFALGCGSGLAPKAPGTFGTLFAWITFALFHSYFGDFQLLFLLAAAYLGGIWFIDVTGKAIGDPDHGSIVWDEIVPFWLVLLMTPDTFFWQLAAFALFRYFDITKPQPARYFDEHVKNGFGVMADDLVAAGYTLLSLALLKLIFA encoded by the coding sequence TTGGCACAGAAGCCTAATCTCGCCTTCCTGCTCGCCCACCCGGCGCACTTTTTTGCGCTCGGCTGCGGCAGCGGGCTGGCCCCGAAGGCGCCCGGCACCTTCGGCACGCTGTTCGCGTGGATCACCTTTGCCCTGTTCCACAGCTATTTCGGCGACTTCCAGCTGCTCTTTCTGTTGGCTGCGGCCTACCTCGGCGGCATCTGGTTCATCGACGTCACCGGCAAGGCGATTGGCGACCCTGACCACGGCAGCATCGTCTGGGACGAAATCGTTCCCTTCTGGCTGGTCCTGCTGATGACGCCGGATACCTTCTTCTGGCAACTGGCCGCCTTCGCACTGTTCCGCTATTTCGACATCACCAAGCCGCAACCGGCCCGCTACTTCGACGAGCACGTCAAGAACGGCTTCGGCGTCATGGCCGACGATCTTGTTGCTGCCGGGTACACTTTGCTGTCACTGGCCCTGCTCAAGCTCATTTTTGCCTGA
- the rnhA gene encoding ribonuclease HI, with translation MTASTDNPVLIYTGAACKGNPGPGGWGVVLSINGHTKELCGGLFWTTNNEMELTAAIKALEALKKPLPVRLITDSQYVVNGMTKYLSDWKARGWKKSDKKPVANAEMWQRLDELATVHQVEWVWVRGHSGEAGNERADQLANHGISKACQ, from the coding sequence ATGACCGCTAGCACTGATAACCCGGTACTGATCTACACGGGTGCAGCCTGCAAAGGCAATCCCGGCCCCGGCGGCTGGGGTGTAGTCCTCTCAATTAATGGGCACACCAAGGAACTGTGCGGCGGGTTGTTCTGGACAACGAATAACGAAATGGAACTGACCGCAGCTATCAAGGCCCTTGAGGCCCTGAAGAAGCCCCTGCCGGTACGCCTAATCACAGACTCTCAGTATGTCGTTAATGGGATGACCAAGTACCTGAGCGACTGGAAGGCACGGGGCTGGAAAAAGTCAGACAAGAAACCAGTAGCCAATGCCGAGATGTGGCAGCGCCTTGATGAGTTGGCAACTGTGCATCAAGTGGAATGGGTCTGGGTGCGTGGTCATTCTGGCGAGGCTGGCAATGAACGGGCAGACCAGTTAGCCAACCATGGCATCAGCAAGGCCTGCCAGTAG
- a CDS encoding BRO family protein — protein sequence MTADVCEVLGFKEHRGGGYSHHLFRVDHSEKVSLRRSDIPNDSMGVLFGKQVAQLSLISESGLYKLVLRSRTPQALAFQDWVTKEILPSIRKTGSFVTGQPSLVENPQMSALELAAIHAPAQFFALDSTKALVAELKQSPISEIDPVQSIRGGAAPGSFVCKELVYAYAMRISASFQLKVIRFFDTLQTQGMVSTIRLRITHCI from the coding sequence GTGACTGCGGATGTCTGTGAGGTGCTAGGCTTCAAGGAACACCGAGGAGGCGGATACTCGCATCACCTCTTCCGTGTTGATCATAGCGAGAAGGTATCGCTGCGCCGCTCAGACATCCCCAACGATTCGATGGGGGTCTTATTTGGTAAGCAAGTGGCCCAGCTCTCGCTCATCTCTGAGTCAGGGCTGTATAAACTGGTCCTCCGAAGCCGCACACCTCAAGCACTCGCCTTCCAAGACTGGGTAACCAAGGAAATCCTCCCGAGCATCCGCAAGACGGGCTCCTTCGTGACCGGCCAGCCGAGTCTGGTAGAGAACCCGCAGATGTCCGCTCTGGAGCTGGCAGCTATCCACGCCCCCGCTCAGTTCTTTGCGCTCGACTCAACCAAGGCACTTGTGGCCGAGCTGAAGCAGTCTCCAATTTCGGAGATTGACCCCGTTCAGTCCATCCGTGGAGGCGCCGCTCCGGGCTCCTTCGTCTGTAAGGAACTGGTGTATGCCTACGCTATGAGGATCAGCGCCAGCTTCCAGCTCAAGGTCATCCGCTTCTTCGACACCCTCCAGACTCAAGGTATGGTATCCACAATACGATTACGCATAACTCATTGTATTTAA
- the ribH gene encoding 6,7-dimethyl-8-ribityllumazine synthase has protein sequence MSRFDNVYEYDTNLSGAGLRVGVVMARFNLPVCEGLLSACINELKRLGVADADMTIATVPGALEIPLVLQTMAQSGSFDALVALGAVIRGDTYHFEVVSNDACRAIMEVQLDTGIPIANGVLTCETDEQAEVRMQPKGSDCAQAAVEMANLQKALIQ, from the coding sequence ATGTCCCGGTTTGACAACGTTTACGAATACGACACCAACCTCAGCGGGGCTGGCCTCCGGGTCGGCGTCGTCATGGCCCGCTTCAACCTGCCGGTCTGCGAAGGCCTGCTCTCGGCCTGCATCAACGAACTGAAGCGCCTTGGCGTGGCCGATGCCGACATGACCATCGCCACCGTGCCCGGCGCGCTGGAAATCCCGCTCGTGCTGCAAACCATGGCCCAGAGCGGCAGTTTCGACGCACTGGTGGCGCTGGGCGCCGTCATCCGTGGCGACACCTACCATTTCGAAGTGGTTTCCAATGACGCCTGCCGCGCCATCATGGAAGTCCAGCTCGATACCGGCATTCCCATCGCCAACGGCGTGCTGACCTGCGAAACCGATGAACAGGCCGAAGTCCGCATGCAACCCAAGGGCAGCGACTGCGCCCAGGCTGCCGTCGAGATGGCCAACCTTCAGAAAGCGCTCATCCAATGA
- a CDS encoding type II toxin-antitoxin system HicA family toxin — protein MSHKHAHLMRSIFQDPPSANIHWREIESLLHHLGAEVEPSHGARFKITLNKVEAFLHHPHNSSTCSKTDIKTIREVLSHAGVTLSTYETK, from the coding sequence ATGAGTCACAAGCATGCCCACCTGATGCGCAGCATCTTCCAGGACCCGCCCTCGGCGAATATCCACTGGCGCGAAATCGAATCGCTGCTCCACCACCTCGGTGCCGAAGTCGAACCCTCGCACGGCGCCCGCTTCAAGATCACCCTGAACAAGGTCGAAGCCTTCCTGCACCACCCGCATAACAGCAGTACGTGCAGCAAGACGGACATCAAGACCATCCGCGAAGTGCTGAGCCATGCCGGCGTGACACTGTCGACGTACGAAACCAAGTAG
- a CDS encoding tyrosine-type recombinase/integrase has translation MANTIDSKNKRDRLAPRREPYWELLKKGAAIGYRRLESDGEGTWIARWRDDEGKQKYRALGNFKEFDDAAKAARAWVTACEQGASPKVTTVKEVCETYVDALKAEGRTSTAKDAEGRFSRLVYEATIGKLAIDKLKTSNVQKWMNDQIDDDDEADEEDIRRSKDTANRNLATFKAALNLALNNRLVATDAGWKTVKAFPKVGARRKDAFLGMEQRTALMKACPDDLKLLVKAMLLTGARPGELATLNASDFDKRLGCLTLKGKTGARTVAISTAAAAFFAEVGKDKIAAAPMLATSYGQRWNKDSWKKIFKEAVDAAKLPSAVVMYSLRHTAISEMILAGMDSFIVAKLAGTSVAMIEANYGHLKHSVVTAKLDAVAML, from the coding sequence ATGGCAAACACTATCGACAGCAAGAACAAGCGCGACCGACTCGCCCCCAGGCGTGAACCGTATTGGGAATTGCTCAAGAAGGGTGCCGCGATTGGTTATCGCCGGCTTGAAAGCGATGGCGAAGGAACTTGGATTGCCCGTTGGCGTGACGACGAGGGAAAACAGAAATACCGGGCGCTAGGCAACTTCAAGGAATTCGACGACGCAGCCAAGGCTGCACGCGCTTGGGTGACTGCCTGCGAACAGGGCGCATCCCCCAAGGTGACGACAGTCAAAGAGGTTTGCGAAACCTATGTCGACGCCCTGAAGGCCGAAGGTCGGACAAGCACCGCCAAGGATGCAGAAGGCCGATTTAGCCGACTGGTCTACGAGGCCACCATTGGTAAGCTGGCAATCGACAAGCTCAAAACCTCGAACGTTCAAAAATGGATGAATGATCAGATTGACGATGACGACGAAGCAGACGAGGAAGACATTCGGCGATCCAAGGACACCGCAAACCGCAATCTAGCCACTTTCAAGGCCGCGCTAAATCTCGCCCTGAATAATCGCTTAGTTGCCACCGATGCCGGATGGAAAACCGTTAAGGCATTCCCGAAAGTTGGTGCCCGTAGGAAAGATGCTTTCCTTGGCATGGAACAGCGCACCGCCCTGATGAAAGCCTGTCCGGATGACTTGAAGTTGCTGGTCAAGGCAATGCTACTAACCGGAGCACGCCCCGGCGAACTAGCAACGCTCAACGCATCCGACTTTGACAAGCGCCTTGGATGCCTGACACTCAAAGGTAAGACAGGCGCGCGTACCGTGGCAATCTCAACGGCTGCAGCCGCTTTCTTCGCTGAAGTCGGCAAGGACAAAATTGCAGCCGCCCCCATGCTGGCAACCTCATACGGTCAACGCTGGAACAAGGATAGCTGGAAGAAGATTTTCAAGGAGGCCGTCGACGCCGCAAAGCTACCGAGCGCCGTTGTCATGTACAGCCTTCGCCACACGGCAATCAGCGAAATGATTTTAGCCGGGATGGATAGCTTCATCGTTGCCAAGTTGGCCGGGACATCCGTTGCCATGATCGAAGCGAACTATGGACACCTTAAGCACTCAGTTGTGACCGCAAAACTCGACGCTGTAGCAATGCTGTAA
- a CDS encoding YceI family protein translates to MRLLPALLFAAGLPLAQAAEYAIDPTHTYASFEIDHLGFSTQRGQFNRSSGSVEFDPEGKVGRIDIRIDAASLDTGFDLRDDVLRGEGWFNVKDFPDILFRSQKLVFSEDRLSAVEGTLVMLGEIRSMRLEISRFKCGLNLANRKRGCGADATGSLRRSEFGMNNGQPFIGDEVRLRIQVEAYLP, encoded by the coding sequence GTGAGACTCCTCCCTGCCCTGCTTTTCGCCGCCGGCCTACCCCTGGCTCAAGCGGCCGAATACGCCATCGACCCGACGCACACCTACGCCAGCTTCGAAATCGACCACCTCGGCTTCTCGACCCAGCGCGGCCAGTTCAACCGCAGCAGTGGCAGCGTCGAATTCGACCCGGAAGGCAAAGTTGGCCGCATCGACATCCGCATCGATGCGGCCTCGCTCGACACCGGCTTCGACCTGCGCGACGACGTGCTGCGCGGCGAAGGCTGGTTCAACGTCAAAGACTTCCCGGACATCCTGTTTCGCAGCCAGAAACTGGTGTTCAGCGAAGACCGGCTGAGCGCAGTCGAAGGCACGCTGGTCATGCTCGGCGAGATTCGTTCGATGCGCCTGGAAATCAGCCGCTTCAAGTGCGGGCTCAACCTGGCCAACCGCAAGCGCGGCTGCGGTGCTGATGCGACAGGCAGCCTGCGCCGCTCCGAATTCGGCATGAACAACGGGCAACCTTTCATCGGCGATGAAGTCCGTCTGCGCATCCAGGTCGAGGCCTATCTGCCTTGA
- the ribBA gene encoding bifunctional 3,4-dihydroxy-2-butanone-4-phosphate synthase/GTP cyclohydrolase II produces MPPHPAIASTAEIVTELKAGRMVILVDEEDRENEGDLVMAAEHITPEAINFMAKFGRGLICLTLTEARCKKLGLVQMARNNKTQYGTAFTVSIEAAEGVTTGISAADRARTIQVAVAKASTADDIVQPGHVFPITAREGGVLVRAGHTEAGCDLAGMAGLEPSSVICEIMNDDGTMARLPELMEFAKEHGLKIGTIADLIHYRAASETLVERVTSKPVQTVHGEFTLHAYVDRASGATHLAMVKGEIPADGETVVRVHEPLSVLDFIDPSSKRQAFSIDQAQAALTKFGHGVIVLMHRPEDGEALLARLTGTAPSAPTKWDPRTYGIGAQILRDVGVTKMRLLSSPRKMPSMTGFGLEVTGFVTSPAEL; encoded by the coding sequence ATGCCCCCCCATCCCGCCATAGCCAGCACCGCCGAAATCGTCACCGAACTCAAGGCCGGCCGCATGGTCATCCTGGTCGATGAAGAAGACCGCGAAAACGAGGGCGACCTCGTCATGGCCGCCGAGCACATCACGCCGGAAGCCATCAATTTCATGGCCAAGTTCGGCCGCGGCCTGATCTGCCTGACGCTGACCGAAGCCCGCTGCAAGAAGCTTGGCCTCGTCCAGATGGCGCGCAACAACAAGACCCAGTACGGCACTGCCTTCACCGTTTCGATCGAAGCCGCCGAAGGTGTCACCACCGGCATTTCCGCCGCTGACCGCGCCCGCACCATCCAGGTAGCCGTCGCCAAGGCTTCGACCGCCGACGACATCGTGCAGCCCGGCCACGTTTTCCCGATCACCGCTCGCGAAGGCGGCGTGCTGGTCCGCGCCGGCCACACAGAAGCCGGCTGCGACCTGGCCGGCATGGCTGGTCTGGAGCCCTCCTCCGTCATCTGCGAAATCATGAACGACGACGGCACGATGGCCCGCCTGCCGGAATTGATGGAATTCGCCAAGGAACACGGCCTGAAGATCGGCACCATTGCCGACCTGATCCACTACCGCGCGGCCTCGGAAACCCTGGTCGAGCGCGTCACCAGCAAGCCGGTGCAGACGGTCCATGGCGAATTCACGCTGCACGCCTATGTCGACCGCGCCAGCGGTGCCACCCATCTGGCCATGGTCAAGGGCGAAATTCCGGCCGACGGCGAAACCGTCGTCCGCGTCCATGAGCCGCTGTCGGTACTCGACTTCATCGACCCGTCCAGCAAGCGCCAGGCCTTCTCGATCGACCAGGCGCAAGCCGCGCTGACCAAGTTCGGCCACGGTGTCATCGTCCTGATGCACCGCCCGGAAGATGGCGAAGCCCTGCTCGCCCGCCTCACCGGCACCGCCCCGAGCGCCCCGACCAAGTGGGACCCGCGCACCTACGGCATCGGCGCCCAGATCCTGCGCGATGTCGGCGTCACCAAAATGCGGCTGCTCTCCAGCCCGCGCAAGATGCCCTCCATGACCGGCTTCGGCCTCGAAGTCACCGGTTTCGTCACCTCACCAGCGGAGCTATAA
- a CDS encoding recombinase family protein, which yields MSRVFAYARVSTVEQLTENQREQIAQAGYQIEERRYVEEKVSGSVPAHQRPGFARLLDRIEAGDTVVVTKLDRLGRDSIDVQQTVKLFQGRGVRLVVLQLGNLDLTSSAGELMVKMLAAVADFERDLIIERTQAGLARAKSEGKRLGRPTKTTEKERREITEALGKGATVSEVARTYGISRALVHNIRDAQL from the coding sequence ATGAGCCGTGTATTTGCCTATGCCCGCGTATCAACCGTGGAGCAACTTACCGAGAACCAGCGCGAGCAGATAGCTCAGGCTGGATACCAGATTGAAGAGCGCCGTTACGTTGAGGAGAAGGTAAGTGGCAGTGTCCCAGCCCACCAGCGCCCCGGCTTTGCCCGCCTGCTTGATCGCATCGAGGCCGGGGATACTGTAGTCGTCACCAAGTTGGACCGACTGGGGCGGGACAGCATTGATGTTCAGCAGACCGTGAAGCTCTTTCAGGGCCGAGGGGTGCGCCTAGTGGTCCTCCAACTGGGCAACCTTGATCTAACCAGCAGCGCCGGGGAACTCATGGTCAAGATGCTGGCAGCCGTGGCTGACTTCGAGCGGGACTTGATTATTGAGAGAACACAGGCGGGGCTGGCCCGTGCCAAGTCTGAAGGTAAGCGACTGGGACGCCCAACGAAGACCACCGAGAAGGAACGCCGCGAGATTACCGAGGCGCTAGGCAAGGGTGCGACTGTGAGTGAGGTTGCCCGGACTTATGGCATCAGCCGGGCACTTGTTCACAACATCCGGGACGCCCAGCTATAG